From Salvia splendens isolate huo1 chromosome 3, SspV2, whole genome shotgun sequence, a single genomic window includes:
- the LOC121793878 gene encoding 14 kDa proline-rich protein DC2.15-like, whose product MASRTAIFIVLNILLFTLVSSTNVPCPPSPSTPAPKPPSHHHGHGHSHGHKGSKGKCPKDTLKLGVCANLLNDLVHLVVGTPPKTPCCTLIEGLADLEAAVCLCTALKANVLGINLNVPVSLSLLVNYCGKKVPSGFQCA is encoded by the coding sequence ATGGCTTCAAGAACTGCCATTTTCATTGTCCTTAACATTCTCCTCTTCACATTAGTGAGCTCAACCAATGTCCCGTGCCCTCCTTCACCTTCTACTCCGGCCCCAAAGCCCCCATCCCACCACCACGGCCATGGCCACAGCCACGGCCACAAGGGGTCGAAGGGAAAGTGCCCCAAAGACACCCTAAAATTAGGAGTTTGCGCTAACTTGCTAAATGATTTGGTGCACCTTGTGGTGGGAACCCCTCCCAAAACCCCATGCTGCACGCTCATCGAGGGTTTGGCTGATCTTGAGGCGGCCGTGTGCCTATGCACTGCCCTTAAAGCCAATGTCTTGGGCATCAACCTCAACGTGCCCGTCTCTCTCAGCTTGCTCGTTAACTACTGTGGCAAGAAGGTTCCCTCTGGCTTCCAATGCGCATAA